From a single Nostoc sp. MS1 genomic region:
- a CDS encoding endonuclease domain-containing protein, whose translation MTELYNKTSQKEKRRSLRNNMPPAEKILWDKLRNRQIDGFKFRRQYSIDVFVVDFYCAELKLAIELDGDSHFQAGAQVCDYERQCFLESKGTRFLRFTNQQVYQELEGVIAMIAQTVCQLRQITCDFTPCVTKF comes from the coding sequence GTGACAGAACTTTATAACAAAACCTCACAAAAAGAAAAAAGGCGATCGCTCCGTAATAATATGCCACCTGCGGAAAAGATTCTGTGGGACAAGTTGAGAAATCGACAAATTGATGGTTTTAAATTTCGTAGACAATACAGCATTGATGTATTTGTTGTGGATTTTTATTGTGCTGAATTAAAACTTGCTATAGAACTTGATGGTGATAGTCATTTTCAAGCAGGGGCGCAGGTTTGTGATTATGAACGACAATGTTTTCTTGAATCTAAGGGAACTCGTTTTTTGAGGTTTACAAATCAACAGGTTTATCAAGAGTTGGAAGGTGTGATCGCAATGATTGCACAAACAGTTTGCCAATTGCGGCAGATTACCTGTGATTTTACCCCCTGCGTGACCAAATTTTGA
- a CDS encoding CobW family GTP-binding protein yields the protein MQSAVTQNSQPMDAPKQGMPVTIITGFLGSGKTTLLNHILNNQQGLKTAVLVNEFGEIGIDNELIVSTDENMVELNNGCICCTINNDLVDAVYKVLEREEKLDYLVVETTGLADPLPVALTFLGTELKDLTRLDSIITVVDAANYSLDLFNSQAAYSQIAYGDVILLNKTDLVDEATLNELERKINEVKEGARILRTKRSQVPLPLILSVGLFESDKYFDTVDTHSHDHHDHHDHHDHSACGHDHHDHDHVHSTCGHDHHDHDHHDHSHHLENDGFTSISFQSDKPFSIRKFQYFLDNQLPTNIFRAKGIMWFDESPKRHIFHLCGKRFTLDDEEWKGTPKNQVVLIGQNLDRETLLTQLENCLCLPSTNRGKGFGK from the coding sequence ATGCAATCAGCAGTTACTCAAAATTCTCAACCTATGGATGCTCCGAAACAAGGAATGCCAGTAACAATTATTACTGGATTTCTCGGTAGTGGTAAAACAACTTTACTTAATCACATTCTCAACAATCAACAAGGCTTAAAAACCGCCGTTTTGGTCAACGAATTTGGGGAAATCGGCATTGACAACGAGTTAATTGTTTCCACTGATGAGAACATGGTGGAATTAAATAATGGTTGTATCTGCTGCACTATTAATAATGACCTGGTTGATGCGGTATATAAAGTTTTAGAACGGGAAGAAAAGCTAGATTACTTAGTTGTAGAAACAACTGGACTAGCAGACCCTTTACCAGTAGCCCTGACATTTTTGGGTACAGAGTTGAAGGATTTAACCCGTTTGGACTCGATTATCACTGTAGTCGATGCAGCGAATTACAGTTTAGATTTATTTAATTCACAAGCCGCATATAGTCAAATTGCCTACGGTGATGTGATTCTGTTGAATAAAACAGATTTGGTCGATGAAGCTACCTTGAATGAATTGGAAAGAAAAATCAATGAAGTCAAGGAAGGTGCAAGGATATTAAGGACGAAGCGATCGCAAGTTCCTCTCCCCTTAATTTTAAGTGTTGGTCTGTTTGAGTCTGACAAGTATTTTGATACAGTCGATACTCATAGTCACGACCACCACGACCACCACGACCACCACGACCATTCAGCCTGCGGTCACGACCATCACGACCATGACCATGTTCATTCAACTTGCGGTCATGACCATCACGACCATGACCACCATGACCACTCGCACCATTTAGAAAATGATGGTTTCACATCGATATCCTTCCAAAGTGATAAGCCATTTTCTATTAGGAAGTTCCAGTATTTTCTAGATAACCAACTACCCACAAATATTTTCCGCGCTAAGGGTATTATGTGGTTTGATGAAAGTCCCAAACGCCACATTTTTCACCTGTGCGGTAAACGCTTTACCTTAGATGATGAGGAGTGGAAAGGTACACCAAAAAACCAAGTAGTATTAATTGGGCAAAACTTAGACCGTGAAACCTTACTCACTCAATTAGAAAACTGTCTGTGTCTTCCTTCAACCAATCGCGGTAAGGGTTTTGGGAAATAG
- the cysS gene encoding cysteine--tRNA ligase, translated as MALTVYNTLTRRQEPFKTVEPGKVKMYYCGVTVYDYCHLGHARACIVWDVVRRYLQFLGYEVRYVQNFTDIDDKILNRARQENSSMEAVAERFIKAYFEDMAQLGIKEADEYPRATHTINGIQRLIHELENKGFAYPSQGDVYYAVRQFAEYGKLSGRRLEDMQAGASDRVNVDDPEYQKKKDPFDFALWKAARLGEPSWESPWGAGRPGWHIECSAMVRDRLGETIDIHAGGADLIFPHHENEIAQSEAVTGKPLANYWLHNGMVKVDGEKMSKSLGNFTTIRDLLERGVDPMAMRLFVLTAQYRTPIDFTDEAIAAATNGWHTIKDGLLAGWQLGNGKWELGNGISNTYVERFTEAVNDDFNFPGGLTILFELAKKLHRERNILVHGGKTETPIEELKIQWQTLVTLANVLGLTAQPEIHKNGQDGLSDADIEDLIQQRQAARKAKNFAEGDRIRNELQAKGITLIDSPQGTRWHRG; from the coding sequence ATGGCACTAACTGTTTACAATACCCTCACCCGTCGTCAAGAACCCTTTAAGACAGTCGAACCCGGCAAGGTTAAGATGTATTACTGCGGCGTGACGGTTTACGATTATTGCCATTTGGGTCATGCTAGAGCTTGCATTGTCTGGGATGTGGTACGGCGTTATTTGCAATTCCTGGGCTATGAAGTGCGCTATGTACAAAATTTTACCGATATTGATGACAAAATCCTCAACCGAGCGCGGCAAGAAAATTCCTCAATGGAGGCGGTAGCAGAACGCTTCATTAAGGCATATTTTGAGGATATGGCACAGCTAGGGATTAAAGAAGCCGATGAATATCCCCGTGCTACTCATACAATCAACGGCATTCAACGCTTAATTCACGAGTTAGAAAATAAAGGCTTCGCTTATCCCTCGCAAGGCGATGTTTACTACGCAGTACGGCAATTTGCTGAGTATGGCAAGCTTTCAGGACGCAGACTGGAGGATATGCAGGCAGGTGCAAGCGATCGCGTCAATGTAGATGATCCAGAATATCAGAAAAAGAAAGACCCTTTCGACTTCGCTCTGTGGAAAGCAGCTAGACTTGGAGAACCTTCTTGGGAATCACCTTGGGGTGCAGGTCGTCCAGGTTGGCATATAGAATGCTCGGCAATGGTACGCGATCGCCTGGGTGAGACAATAGATATTCATGCTGGTGGTGCTGACTTAATTTTCCCCCACCACGAAAACGAAATCGCTCAATCAGAAGCCGTTACAGGCAAACCTCTAGCAAACTACTGGCTACACAACGGTATGGTCAAAGTTGATGGGGAGAAAATGTCCAAATCCTTGGGCAACTTTACCACCATCCGCGATTTACTAGAACGGGGCGTTGATCCGATGGCGATGCGGTTATTTGTGCTAACGGCGCAATATCGTACCCCAATAGATTTTACCGATGAAGCGATCGCAGCTGCTACCAATGGTTGGCACACAATCAAGGATGGCTTATTGGCTGGTTGGCAATTAGGAAATGGGAAATGGGAACTGGGGAATGGAATATCTAATACCTATGTTGAGCGTTTTACAGAAGCAGTCAATGACGATTTTAATTTCCCTGGTGGGTTAACAATATTATTTGAGTTGGCAAAAAAACTCCATCGTGAAAGAAACATCCTAGTGCATGGAGGAAAGACAGAAACACCGATAGAAGAATTAAAAATACAATGGCAAACTTTGGTTACTTTAGCTAACGTTCTCGGTTTAACCGCGCAGCCAGAAATACATAAAAATGGGCAAGATGGTTTAAGCGATGCGGATATAGAAGATTTAATTCAGCAAAGACAAGCAGCGAGAAAAGCCAAGAATTTTGCTGAAGGCGATCGCATTCGTAACGAACTACAAGCTAAAGGTATTACCCTAATTGATAGCCCTCAAGGTACGCGCTGGCACAGAGGTTAA
- a CDS encoding TldD/PmbA family protein, which produces MWSELIKAIASFKIPADWIGIRVVKETAAHHYVRDGLPQHNGKSSTIGAMLEVLVNGSFGYAATNSLELTSLQAAAEIAYKQALAANQWYIYPFGVSERPKVVGEYNSPFVEPLNALSPGEINDLLVRICHTLKVDDKIVQTTANAATSEKESWFVSSNGSEVYQKFVSIGTHYGAIAQDGAIVQQRTNNGSQANCYQGGIELLQQNHLWQRVRQIGEQAIELLSAEECPTTRTNLVLAPDQMMLQIHESVGHPLELDRILGDERNYAGGSFVSTSDFGNLSYGSPLMNITFDPTVIGEYASYGFDDTGAVATREYLIKEGVLQRGLGSLESQARAKVPGVACARASSWNRPPIDRMANLNLEPGNASFDEMISNIEQGVYMESNRSWSIDDRRYKFQFGCEYAKLIENGKLTKTLRNPNYRATTPEFWHSLIQVGDNSNWEMYGTPFCGKGEPNQSIWVGHGSPVCVFANVEVFGGGS; this is translated from the coding sequence ATGTGGTCTGAACTGATAAAAGCGATCGCTAGTTTTAAAATACCTGCTGATTGGATCGGTATTAGAGTAGTTAAAGAAACTGCTGCTCATCATTATGTGCGTGATGGTTTGCCTCAACATAATGGTAAATCAAGCACCATTGGAGCCATGTTAGAAGTTTTGGTAAATGGCTCTTTCGGTTATGCTGCTACCAATTCCCTAGAATTAACATCACTGCAAGCGGCGGCGGAAATTGCTTACAAACAAGCCCTAGCTGCTAATCAGTGGTACATTTATCCCTTTGGTGTTAGCGAACGTCCCAAAGTAGTGGGTGAGTATAATTCACCTTTTGTAGAACCCTTAAATGCCCTCAGTCCTGGGGAAATTAATGATTTGTTGGTGCGGATTTGTCACACTTTAAAAGTAGACGACAAAATTGTCCAAACCACTGCAAATGCGGCTACTAGCGAAAAAGAGAGTTGGTTTGTTAGTAGTAATGGTTCTGAGGTATATCAAAAGTTTGTTTCTATCGGAACACATTATGGAGCGATCGCGCAAGATGGAGCGATCGTTCAACAACGGACTAACAACGGTTCCCAAGCAAACTGTTACCAAGGCGGAATTGAATTATTACAACAAAACCACCTATGGCAAAGGGTACGACAAATTGGCGAACAAGCGATAGAATTATTATCTGCCGAAGAATGTCCAACCACCCGCACCAATTTGGTTTTAGCCCCAGACCAAATGATGTTACAAATTCATGAAAGTGTGGGACATCCCTTAGAACTTGACCGAATTTTAGGTGATGAGCGTAACTATGCTGGTGGTAGCTTTGTCAGCACCAGCGATTTTGGCAACCTCAGCTATGGTTCGCCATTGATGAATATTACCTTTGACCCCACAGTCATCGGTGAATATGCCAGCTATGGATTTGATGATACAGGTGCAGTGGCTACACGGGAATATTTAATCAAAGAAGGCGTTTTGCAAAGGGGTTTAGGCAGTTTAGAAAGCCAAGCTAGAGCGAAAGTTCCGGGGGTAGCCTGTGCGCGTGCTTCCTCATGGAACCGACCACCAATTGACCGTATGGCGAACTTAAACCTAGAGCCAGGTAACGCCAGCTTTGATGAGATGATTAGTAACATAGAACAAGGCGTATATATGGAATCTAATCGTTCCTGGTCAATTGATGATCGCCGTTATAAATTTCAATTTGGCTGTGAGTATGCCAAACTCATCGAAAATGGTAAACTCACCAAAACCCTGCGTAATCCCAACTATCGAGCCACTACACCAGAATTTTGGCACAGCCTCATCCAAGTCGGTGATAATTCCAACTGGGAAATGTACGGCACACCATTCTGTGGCAAAGGTGAACCTAATCAATCAATTTGGGTAGGACATGGTTCACCTGTTTGTGTATTTGCTAATGTAGAGGTTTTTGGAGGTGGGAGTTAA
- a CDS encoding TldD/PmbA family protein, translated as MKLEDISTLEVSFNQLLETLLIKKAENEQFTVSLNSERSQFIRFNQAKVRQTGFVADGWIQLTLITDQCSSFRQFPFTGNWEKDWQSAYQALQELRSELPLLPVDPYLVVPSGNNTSREIHTGNILPAESVVANVLEPVKELDFTGIYAGGVIIRAYGDSSGQKHWFATDSFTLDYSLFITSGQAVKGTFAGSDWNPEAYAAKINEGKQQLKLLSTPAKQLARGQYKTYFAPAAVADLVSMLSWGAVSEADIQQGNSALAILSRKDKQLSPSLSIKENFQRGLVPRFNNLGEMAPPELPIIEKGILVNSLISSRTAKEYNKTSNGASSEEMLRAPELSPGNLTYAQILPSLDTGLYVSNLHYLNWSDRPTGRITGMTRYACFWIENGEIVAPIENLRFDESLYRFWGENLVDLTDFQEFIPEVGSYENRHIGGIMTPGMLVNDFTYTL; from the coding sequence ATGAAGCTTGAGGATATATCTACTTTAGAAGTTAGTTTTAATCAATTATTAGAAACACTGCTAATTAAGAAAGCAGAAAATGAACAATTTACCGTTTCACTAAATAGTGAACGTAGTCAATTTATCCGGTTTAATCAAGCCAAAGTTCGCCAAACAGGTTTTGTGGCTGATGGTTGGATTCAATTAACTCTAATTACAGATCAATGTAGCAGCTTTCGCCAGTTTCCTTTTACTGGAAATTGGGAAAAAGATTGGCAATCAGCATACCAAGCTTTGCAGGAATTGCGTAGTGAACTACCTTTACTACCAGTTGATCCATATTTGGTAGTACCATCAGGAAATAACACCAGCCGAGAAATACATACAGGAAATATACTCCCAGCAGAATCAGTAGTAGCGAATGTATTGGAACCAGTAAAAGAATTAGATTTTACTGGCATATATGCTGGGGGGGTAATTATTAGAGCTTATGGTGATTCCAGTGGACAAAAACATTGGTTCGCTACCGATTCCTTCACTTTAGATTATTCTTTATTTATTACTTCTGGGCAAGCTGTTAAAGGTACATTTGCTGGCAGTGATTGGAATCCAGAAGCTTATGCAGCTAAAATTAATGAAGGTAAACAGCAATTAAAACTTCTCTCTACTCCTGCAAAACAATTAGCAAGAGGACAATACAAAACTTATTTTGCTCCGGCTGCTGTGGCTGATTTAGTGAGTATGCTTTCTTGGGGTGCAGTTAGTGAAGCAGATATTCAACAAGGTAATAGTGCGTTAGCTATTTTATCGCGTAAAGATAAACAGCTTTCCCCTTCGTTGAGCATTAAAGAGAATTTTCAACGGGGATTAGTACCTAGATTTAACAACTTAGGAGAAATGGCTCCTCCAGAATTACCGATAATTGAAAAAGGAATTTTAGTTAATAGTTTAATTAGTTCTCGTACAGCTAAGGAATATAACAAAACTTCTAACGGTGCGAGTAGTGAAGAAATGTTGCGTGCGCCAGAATTAAGTCCGGGAAATTTAACTTATGCACAAATATTGCCGAGTTTAGATACAGGGTTATATGTCTCTAATTTACATTATTTGAATTGGAGCGATCGCCCCACAGGTAGAATTACAGGTATGACCCGTTACGCCTGTTTTTGGATAGAAAACGGTGAAATTGTCGCCCCCATAGAAAACTTACGCTTTGACGAAAGTTTATACCGCTTCTGGGGAGAAAATCTAGTAGATTTAACCGATTTTCAAGAATTTATTCCCGAAGTAGGCAGCTACGAAAACCGTCATATAGGAGGTATTATGACTCCTGGAATGTTAGTCAACGATTTTACTTACACTTTATAG
- a CDS encoding M28 family peptidase, whose protein sequence is MNLKARLHHHLTQIARERDPYLATAGHFFVQEYIRQELSQLGSVEIHTFEVGNKSFKNLILNLPSQAVGKKQLPPILIGAHYDAVPGTSGADDNATGVVVLLELAKMFAATPAKYPLRLVAFDMEEYGLLGSTDYAALLRQQQQPLRLMMSLEMLGYRDFTPGSQRYPSPLEKFYPNTGDFIALIGNLRTIPDLISMSRRIRQAGVSSQWLPVPNRGLIVRQTRQSDHAPFWDVGYPAMMVTDTAFMRNPHYHKASDAIATLDLDFLTGVCKGLEVAIRRL, encoded by the coding sequence GTGAATTTAAAAGCCAGATTACATCATCACTTAACGCAGATAGCACGAGAACGTGACCCTTATCTAGCGACGGCTGGACATTTTTTTGTCCAAGAATACATTCGTCAAGAATTGTCCCAATTGGGAAGTGTGGAAATCCACACCTTTGAAGTAGGTAATAAATCTTTTAAAAATCTCATTCTCAATTTACCGTCCCAAGCTGTTGGAAAAAAACAACTACCACCTATTTTAATTGGTGCGCACTATGATGCTGTACCAGGAACGTCAGGGGCTGATGATAATGCTACAGGTGTAGTGGTTTTATTGGAATTAGCAAAAATGTTTGCGGCTACGCCAGCCAAGTATCCGTTGCGGTTGGTGGCTTTTGATATGGAAGAATATGGTTTGTTGGGTAGCACTGATTATGCAGCTTTATTACGTCAGCAACAGCAGCCTTTACGCTTGATGATGTCTTTGGAAATGTTGGGATATCGTGATTTCACCCCAGGTTCGCAGAGATATCCATCACCGTTGGAAAAGTTTTACCCCAATACAGGAGATTTTATTGCATTAATTGGTAATTTACGCACCATACCAGATTTAATCAGCATGAGTCGTCGCATCCGCCAAGCGGGAGTATCAAGTCAGTGGCTACCAGTACCAAATCGGGGTTTGATTGTGCGCCAAACTAGACAAAGTGATCATGCACCGTTTTGGGATGTGGGTTATCCAGCAATGATGGTGACGGATACAGCCTTTATGCGGAATCCTCATTATCATAAAGCGAGTGATGCGATCGCCACTCTAGATTTAGATTTTCTCACAGGGGTATGTAAAGGCTTAGAAGTGGCTATCAGGCGGCTGTAA